A genomic segment from Capra hircus breed San Clemente chromosome 15, ASM170441v1, whole genome shotgun sequence encodes:
- the RPL27A gene encoding 60S ribosomal protein L27a: MPSRLRKTRKLRGHVSHGHGRIGKHRKHPGGRGNAGGMHHHRINFDKYHPGYFGKVGMRHYHLKRNQSFCPTVNLDKLWTLVSEQTRVNAAKNKTGAAPIIDVVRSGYYKVLGKGKLPKQPVIVKAKFFSRRAEEKIKSVGGACVLVA; the protein is encoded by the exons ATG CCATCCAGACTAAGGAAGACCCGGAAACTTAGGGGCCACGTGAGCCACGGCCACGGCCGCATCG GCAAACACCGGAAACACCCGGGAGGCCGAGGTAATGCTGGTGGCATGCATCATCACAGGATCAACTTCGACAAATA TCACCCAGGGTACTTTGGGAAAGTTGGTATGAGGCATTACCACTTAAAGAGGAACCAGAGTTTCTGCCCGACTGTCAACCTTGATAAATTGTGGACCTTGGTTAGTGAGCAGACACGAGTAAATGCTGCCAAGAACAAGACAGGAGCTGCTCCTATCATCGATGTGGTTCGATCA gGTTACTACAAAGTTCTGGGGAAAGGAAAGCTCCCAAAGCAGCCTGTCATCGTGAAGGCCAAATTCTTCAGTAGAAGAGCTGAGGAGAAGATTAAGAGTGTAGGTGGGGCTTGTGTCCTGGTGGCTTGA